From the Lathyrus oleraceus cultivar Zhongwan6 chromosome 3, CAAS_Psat_ZW6_1.0, whole genome shotgun sequence genome, the window CCTGCAGCAGACCATAACCACATGACAAGGCCATACCATTTCCAAGCCATTTGTGTTCAAAACCTACAAAGCCAATCATTCACATGTTCAAGAAAAACAGTACACAATGTAATAGGTCCTCAACTCCATTTACTCTGTGGTTTTCTGAATCTTTCAGCATGGTCTGTTGTAGTTTCTCCAATTATCGTGCTTATCATTTGGGGATCCTGGTTGGTTGTAATACTGGATCGACACCTGATTGGTTTGGCTGTAATTATGGCTGGAACGGCTCTCTTATTGGCATTTTATTCAATTATGCTGTGGTGGAGAACCCAGTGGCAAAGTTCAAGCGCTGTTGCAATCCTGCTTCTTCTGGCTGTTGCTCTCCTTTGTGCATATGAGCTTTGTGCAGTATATGTTACAACGGGATCACGGGCATCTGACCGATATTCTCCTTCTGGTTTCTTTTTTGGAGTTTCAGCAGTTGCTTTAGCAATCAACTTGCTATTTATTTGCAGAATGGTATTTAATGGAAATGGCCTAGATGTGGATGAATATGTGCGAAAGGCTTACAAATTTGCTTATTCTGAGGGTGTTGAGGTGGGCCCTGTGGCATGTTTACCCGAACCACCAGACCCAAATGAACTAGATCCTCGGCAATCTAGAAGGGCTTCCCATCTTGTTCTTCTCTATCTTGGCTCACTATCTGTTCTGTTAGTTGGCTCCATCTTGTATGGTCTGACGGCAAAGGAGGAAATTGGCTGGGTGCAATCACATCTGTTGCTGTTATTATTCTTGACTGGAATATGGGAGCTTGCCTGTATGGTTTTCAACTTCTTAATAGTCGTGTTGCCGTATTGTTCATTGCTGGAACATCACGAGTGTTTCTTATTTGCTTTGGAGTGCAATACTGGTATTTGGGGGCACTGTATCAGTTATGCTGTTATGGCTTCTGTACTTTTAGGAGCTGCTGTTTCTCGTCATTTATCGGTTACAAATCCATTAGCTGCAAGGAGAGATGCCTTACAAAGCACCTCAAGTTCATTCCTCTTGTTGTAGAAACTATAACCAAGCCTGCAAAACCAGTTGGCAGCATTGTTATGAATCCCAAATGAAGGCAGGCCATGAGGAAAGATATAGATGGTACTTATCCAAGCCAGGGAAAAATTTGCTTGCAGCAATCCATCAACAGAATCAGCCTGCACAACTGAGTCCAACATGTATAAATCCTGCAGAAAAGAAAAGCTCACTTTCCGCGTAAATGCTaaaacaaagttaaaaaaaagTTACTCACAGAATAAGCACTTTTTAGAGAGAGAGATGCAAAGAGTGTTTTGCAACTGTGTTTGTGGCaattgaagaagaagaagaagggttCACTTGCCATAGCTTCTTCATCATGACAACTCACTCTCTACTCTTCTATGCTCTCATTCTACTTGCTTCCACTTTCTCTCTCCATTTTCAAGCTCACGCTGCTCCCGCCGGTCCATTGTTTAAGCATTTGCTTCACTTATCAAATGGACAAGGTCTGCCACCAAGATGCCACAATCAGATGGGAATGTTCTTCAATTTGAGAATGGTTATGTAGTTGAGACTGTTGTGGAAGGAAATGAAATTGGGGTTATCCCTTATCGGGTCCGCGTCTTTGCAGAGGACGGTGAACTCTTTGCTGTTGATGAAACTAATAGCAACATTGTTCGAATTACCCCACCATTATCTCAGTATAGTAGAGGAAGATTGGTAGCTGGGTCGTTTCAGGGCTACACTGATCATGTTGATGTAAAACCTAGTGATGCTCGGTTTAATCATCCCAAAGGCATTACTATGGATGATAAAGGGAATGTTTATGTTGCTAATACTCAGAATTTGCAATTAGAAAGATTGGAGATGCTGGTGTTACAACCACCGCTGGAGGAAAGTCAAACGTAGCTGATTACAGGGACGGGCCTAGTGAGGATGCTAAGTTCTtgaatgattttgatgtggtatATGTTCGGCCAACCTGTTCCTTGTTGGTCATTGATAGAGGAAATGCTGCTCTTCGACAAATTATTCTTGACCAGGACGACTGTGATTACCAATCTAGTTCAATTTCCAGCACAGATATCCTTACGGttgttggtgctgttttggttgGATACGCGACATGCATTCATCCAACATGACAACAAGCAGGAAGCAAACACCAATGTGAGTCACCATCTGCAGGAATATCAACTTGCAACAAACCAGGAAATTTCCAAAGTCTCTGACCTGCAAATCCAAGAGCCAGCAGTACCGTGCCGTCAGTGTGAACAAGAGTCCATGTGCGCCAGGGAAATGCCATTGAATACATGGTTCGTTTCTGTTGTCGCCACCTGCTATAAGTCTAGTATCTGCTGCAAGCCAAATCCAAACGTGTATAACATAAACCCAAAACTGCAACCTGCAAAAACCGCAGAAGCTCCACATTAATACAAACAGCAAGCCGAGGAGATACTTTTACTGATGGGTTGTTTAAATACACAATGACTTCTATGATGTACCTAAACCTGCGATGTCTTTAGCTGTACAACCTGTCTCAAAAGATTCTGGAGAGCAATTTCCGAAAGCTTTGAACTACTTCCGAAGAGAGGACCCTACATTCCGTGTTGGCTTGGACCCAGAGAATGGGCAGACAATCATTTCTGGAATGGGAGAACCACACTTAGATATCTATGATGAACGCAGTGTGAGGGAATACAAGGTTGATGCAAATGGAAAGCCCCGTGTAAAATTCAGAGAAACTGTTACTCAACATGCTGATTTGGATTATTTACATAAGAAGCAATCTGGAGGGCGAGGACAATATGGACGTGTGATTGGGTATGTTGAACCACTTCTTACTGAGTCGGGAACTAAGCTTGAATTTGAAAGCATGCGTGTTGGCCAAGCTGTTCCATCAAATTTTGTCCTTGCAATTGAGAAAGCTGCCAACTCATGTGCATTAATTGGACATCCAGTTGAAAATCTCCGAGTTGTCTTGACAGATGGTGCTGCTCATGTTGTTGATTCCAGTAAATTTGCCTTTAAAATGGCTTCTGCCTATGCTTTTAGACAGTGTTACATAGCTTCCAGACCGGTTATATTAGAACCTGTTATCAAACCAGGACAGGTGTTATTCCAAAGACTGACCCAATGCTAATTGACTGACCACAACCTAGTAACATACCTGGGGGAATACTGCTGTGTAAAACCAGACCAAAGTTGAACTTAGGCGAGTGGAAATGCATGGATAAGGTTTGCTGCAGAATTGAGCAACATTAAACCTACAACAAAACCATCTGCCACAATTTCATTCATCATTCTTCAACCACTAACTTTAGCCATAACAATTCAAAGAAAACCAAAGCACAAGCACACTTACCATTTCAGCAGATTACTTTTGATCTGATAACCTCATCTCCTAATTCCAATTTATCATGTCACCTACTGCAGCCAGTCTATGCATTAAAACCATCACTCTTCAAAATATCCATTATCCCAAGTCAAACCAAGCTCACCATTTTTACTGTGGTAAAAAGGCACACATTAATCAGTCAATTTGCAAAACCTACAGTGCAAAACCATTAACCAACAGTCAGAGGGCAAAGTCCAAAAACATCCCAAATTGGTATGAGGTCAAAGCAGAGAGGAAAGTTTGTGAAGGGTACCTTTTCTTGAATCTAACATGGATAGGGCAATGCAATTTCTGAgcatccaaagtgctttgcagagTTACTTTTGAACACAAGGGCACCAATTTGTAACCCTACTTCACAGAAGTATAAAGAGCAAGGTAGAATCAGTAAAAGAGGACAACAAAAAACCCTAGAGCACAACAAAACCCTGGAGGCGGAATTGAATCAAAAACCCTAAAGATAACTTTTTCAATACAAGATTGCAAAAAGGCAGAAGCGAGAGAAACCCTAGGATCGGATTCGACGGCGAAGGAAGTTACCTGAAGAGAGCGCACCAGTTCTTCGCACCACTATCATAACCGCGCCGAGCTTCGTTTGAGGAGGTAATCATCACATTTCTCTCGACATCCTCATAACATGTGACCTTTTGTTTGCATCTTTTGATTTTGCTCTAGGAAAGGTTCAGCGTTTTTCTTAGTCGTTGTTGTCGTTGCGTTTCGGTTTCGTTGTGAAGGAGATGATAGGATGAGACGAATGTTGGTCATTTTAGTTTAGGTTAGGGGTATTGGTTTTCTCTTTGAGTTTGTCTCTGTTTCGAGTGTGGAGGGAGATGAATGTCTCCAGTGAGAGGAGCGATGCGAGAGAGAGGGAGGAAGACGAACCTCTGtgtttccattttctttttttttcttttttcttttttttaatttttcttttattatttaatttatttcatttttaacacaaaaatcaaaaaaagtatatgcttttattttcttttattattattatttaccttttatttatttagtttattttgttttttaacagagataataaaaaacccataaaaatgtttattttgttttttttattttaaatcttttttaGCCCGGTTCATATATTTAGCATAGTATATCAGTAGCAAATATTGTTGAGTGGTCTAGTGGAAAGAAGCTAGTTTCATAGTATTAAATGGAGAGGGTTCGATACTCATGTGTGGAActtttttttgctttttatttgattttatcttcctttagcattttttattcttttagtatgttgattaatatctttttatgtttattacactcatatgttcattttgttGATAATGTATAGTTGTTGTATTTTAGTTTAGTTCAAAATCTTTTTTCAAACTATaaaaatcacacttttctcgatttaatatcgagcccatttttacacccttgtaagtcgattgctttttaagcatcgccatcaacctcacatagcttactcttgggctttcttacaatgagacatgtcccttgcacttacactcatacattgtttaatgcttcattatttcattcttcgatcgtttgattcgattatatacttgtttatatcttaattgtttgattaactgtagcctacttgtatggtgtatgaggcatgtatttatattgtttgattgccatgacaacccccattcataacaaatgtgtccctctcccatgaaatgtataatattctttcattctttattcatctgttaatacaagaaataaaatgaacacccgataaccatttcaaaacaagaccaaaacctcgatccaacgtcgagtaatcatttttcaaaacctaacagaaccagcacgtattcatccacccttttgtaagtcgattgctttatgcatcgccatcaaccttgtaagtcgattgcttcatgcatcgccatctaccttcatccctaacacttctccttgctccattcgtcgattcttgttccgattaggtagcacccattagatagaaccctttgcatgataacataggtaggattcccatatccttttacatgataacataggtaggtttcccatatccttttgtatgataacataggtagaattcccatattctttgcatgctaacattaggtagatattcccatttgtaaatcctaacacttaagtacatattgcatgacaactttagggcagagcttcccccacttctagacctttcctagcgtctccgatcttgtggcatgtagtccgttctattgcaaagaggtaactgcctaagactcgattcagcgagctgcgacacctactgctaggatgtgaacacattgcccactctcttttgacacaactggtgtcttcctttctaagtccatattcagatggcaacccctatgtaggggaactacatcgccctgatccttgttccagacgaggtatgtaggcaggtggtcgtgcgagaccactccgggcacctttcttttttttctttttgtgtgtgcttgacagttataggctcgagttcccgactccctattaacttgtttggttgttgtgtgcttggaagctgatgtaagtccatcaagtggcattcgggttccagtgtgagtttgtttggttcggatgctgatgtaagtccagtgattggcattcgggctccacatttgcctttgtgtttgtttggttcggatgctgatgtaagtccagtgattggcagtcgggctccacgtttgccccttttgtgtgtgtttggttcggatgctgatgtaagtccagtgattggcagtcgggctccacgtttgccccttttgtgtgtgtttggttcggatgctgatgtaagtccagtgattggcagtcaggctccacgtttgcctttgccagtgtttgtttgtgtgcgtgttagccgaactacggcaactctgattctcatgttcagatgagatacgtaggcacaagatgcgatgtcttgccgagtttgactaacaactaacaactaatccttgtttgctttcgccctcgttgcgatcctttctctcgccctcgttgcgatcgagaccttccctttctcttgccctagttgcaatcgagacttttgttcccgtagttagctgaactacgttttgctctgattctcattcccgatgagatacgtaggcataagacgcgacgtcttagcgagcacacatccccccaacccataggtacccgagctacgaagactctgattctcatattcagatgagatacgtatgcagtggatgcgacatccgcgcgagtcattttcttttaaccctttcttctagtaaatagtacattagataaacatacaccctttagacaagaaacaaacaagagtggatcccgtagagtactacggatgcgtaggggtgctaataccttcccttcgcataatcgactcccgaacccaagatttggttgcgagaccttgtcttttcctttcctttctcctggtttacttcgagcgttccctttccctcctttgggataaataacgcacggtggcgactcttctgtcatttctttctcgccggttgttttttcgcacttccgtatttttcgggttgcgacagctggcgactctgctggggaactggtttccctaagcgggtccctcctagcttttgtaggtttcttgtttgttgggtgtttttttcttttgtacagttatttattttccgcatttacctgctttatcttattgcattcatgtacatatgtttgttgtatctgtgggttccgtggattgtttgtttgttgaggggggatgttctatgagagataagcccactacccaggcttgagcaTACACATAAGTTTTAGAGTGGAtgttcatgaggcttgcgtggcatgttgctacgttaagtcgttcgtgaagaaccacacccagacgaggtttctcttggatatattatgtcctacggatgttccgtaacgacatgatgttcctctagaaattgtcgactctggtgaccatttcccgagaactcagtcgaggcctctcctccgagacgcgtttatgttagctctggtgggcgcattcccgctgctcaatccgaggaccccgagattgggaacttgctttaggatatcctgttgaggggagtcagcagaggtcttttatcccgtaataatgccaaaccttcagtggtaaacgtattattctcgactgaagggctgaagctgacaaacttctgttcttagaacctaccagtgaggggagggtttgatctctacagatacggtttctgccgctggtgctgtgatggtgactttggttcagccaaatttatggacgtttatttctgggacgccggagttctgcccgtggtttatcagcgggttccgtttatttcggatccctgggctgaatttgtGGGTGCTcactcagatggtgactcagttctccagacatgggttcagatgccagttgatcagattgactttgggtttcagatggttgtgatcagagttcaagccgaagttTCGGATCCTGTGTgccgagatgcacagcctgccagtcttggctccatcatttgcatcatagcatgtttattttccaaaaaaaaacaataatgcatgaaaaaagttaactcgcatgtgcatatccttttcaggatcattcatgataaaatagcatccgcatcatatgcatatcatgcacatatcatccttgcattgcggacatgcttgggagagacttctcactctgggttttgactgagacgggattgttgatcatcgtccgcaccgcaaccagattgaatcatcagaggagtatggatcaagtccaagctgagttggctgagatgagggcagaacatggcccagttcatgaccatgatgcaaggagttgttcaggggcaagaggagctgcgtgccttagcccagagacaggaagctgtgacTCTGCCGcccagtcgtgcttcaccagagggggTCCTTGTCAATGATCAAATTACTGCTgtcactattcccgtcaacaactatgccgTGGGTGAAGATTTGAGGGGTATTATAATCAGTGGACAGCCCCTTGCtacagagactgttaatgtcagagcaactcttgctccagttcgccatcctggctcttcaaatccttcaagttctaaaaagccatcctctggggcacccaaaaggggagaaagtgaaacaaatgctgtgcaccgtcggaggagtgtgaacagaggacagtatcgtcaagttgctgctgtgactattccagccactcaaactcaacaacaacagagaagactaactcagcaatatcagcatcaacaacatcgtcctcagcagcaggcttaccggcctcccaatggtaatcaagccagtacgagtaatgagaggaagaagatcatttttgatccgatccctatgtcctatgcagagttgtatccctctttgatagagcggaacttgattactcccagagacccgccggctatacccgtcaaccctcggtggtggtataggcctgaacagcattgtgtgtatcattcgggtgctcctggtcatgatgtggatagttgtttccagctgaagatgaaggttcaagaccttgtgaggtcagggattctgagctttgaagacttaggtccccgtgttaatcaagcttgaagacgGCAAGTCCCGGGTTGGCGATGGTTgttcttctgaggtcttcaacgaaGAGGTTTGCTAAAAAGCAGAAGttgctgatgcaaaggatactgacagttgttatccctggtgggatctatcacaaaTGGGTCACTGTGGgtgttcctacagttgttcagaagtcagagtaataatcactttgtttaaaaacccttctcccatgccaaaaggagaagtgatgacattgttggcaacattttgtgcaatgatattttcattcaaataaatgcatgttaaacatttgttttttccaattgttttcctttttcactttttacatgaaattggtgatcacaaaaaaccctaaaaacaggaataaaaacaatcttttcatctgcataacgattgtcttgtttgatttccaaaaagcttttcatatcaaaatcattatgcaggttgtttcttaaacccattgaacacaATGATCTGACGTCATCTCTCAATTgtgaattccctgtattcgaagcggaagaagatgatgttgaagggattcctgacgagattttccgacttcttgagcaagaaaagaagatcactcagctgtatctcgagaatcagcagaacagccaactggggcacataaaaaaaaaaaaaaagaggagggtgcaaaatcaaaagaaatccaaatcaaaagaaagaaaaagaaagaaagaaacaaaagagaaatagcaccctcaaagtcccaagttgactgctgctgaatggattcagagtcactacgaccaagtgaatccgatcgaaaggaagagatcaactgccatgtgtcatggtcagtcatatcagcagagagtgaaaaagcattcaacaagaaggtcaagcctcgtgtgttccgagaaggtgaccttgtgctcaagaaagtcttgtctttcgtgctcgattccaggggcaagtgaactccaagctatgaatgtccatatgttgtcaagggagccttttcaggcggtgctttgacacttacaacaatggatggagaagttcactcgtcctgtgaattccgatgcagtcaagaaatacttcgcctaaaagaaaaaagcagaatagctcgctaagtcgaacaccccaaagggtgacttaggcaaaaaggagcgtctcggtggattgaaaacccgaaagggcgatccaggcaaaagttagagacattgaaaaaagaatttgcatcccgctagattgagcacctcacactggggcaatctaggcaaaaattagggatttggcaagtaactgcatcttgacaagactgtgctctatatctgtcatccgtcagggattctcgattcgtcgtcgactgaagctttgaatacatcgaaaattcagaatggtagaggaaaggtcattatgttcaatgtagccctctccaatatacatcaccgatttcaaacttgtacagatctatggagtcttgtcctttgcagactaccattccatcacatcaatttgagcttttatccaattatttgcactcttatttgtttcgactcaacaaatgttttgcatgtttaattgataaagtatcattgttttcaaaataaacaaatctttcacaaaaaaaattgttcttaaacaaagtgaacattcacaatgatggaaggatacttaggagatccgcagtgctctcccgagggtggtatgattaccaacaggtaagacatttgttcgtatctcgagcataactgtatctttttcctgtcgaacctcttttggtttctcctcagtgaggttgctcagtgcagtgttagttgaagttgtttatcttcatgttcccggcagtacaacatccttcctccaagtccctgttagccctattgtggggcatctctagtagaggtttgtttgagccctaccgtggggcattcccagcaaggtgGCTGTTGGAACACTTTTATGGGGcagttcccaagcagagtgtttattgaagacttcaactttcctctctccagcagagcagtcttcctccctcccccagcatgggtgctattcttggaagattcagtatttggtggattgacatccaatactccatcatgtcctcagatagatccccagcggagttgttaGCATGAGGAGCTTTATTAAGgcctatctatcttcatcagagatctggttgcttctgagtatctctgatttccagcacgagttgttgtggcgcgtccgctagtatgttgaactcttttctccggttatgactgacgatccctccggaaacctctggtggccttcctccccaGCAGGATGGTGTTGctccctgatatcccagtctccagtggattttcttggctctctggtgactttggttttcccTCTGAAAGAGTGGTgccggatggttgattcccggacctgtgtgttgagcatgtctgtttgtcagcattcatcatacattgTTTTTAGatataatgcatacatgcataatcatagcattcggatactcatgatgcagctgttgccgtgtatctgttgatggttgtctcctgctatttgttgatacagatctctccagtagatcctcctCTAGCAGAAGTGGGTGagtctgatctctccatgtagagcctaccccttaagcagaaagtgtctaccatttccttctgcgctccccactgagttacatcctcgtggatgacggttgtttccgttccctccctaatgggatgggttttccctattgagttctttcctcattaggatgagtcctgattcagtctgcctttttggatcgatcctaaactggcttcctgttggctgtcgcccgtgcttccctggggcataaatgaatagtcgctcatTAACCGGCtctcattcatcttatcctcgg encodes:
- the LOC127131538 gene encoding uncharacterized protein LOC127131538, which translates into the protein MPQSDGNVLQFENGYVVETVVEGNEIGVIPYRVRVFAEDGELFAVDETNSNIVRITPPLSQYSRGRLVAGSFQGYTDHVDVKPSDARFNHPKEFAIRKIGDAGVTTTAGGKSNVADYRDGPSEDAKFLNDFDVVYVRPTCSLLVIDRGNAALRQIILDQDDCDYQSSSISSTDILTVVGAVLVGYATCIHPT